The genomic interval GCCAGACGAGCTCGACCAGCTACAGGGGTTCCCGAAGGGCTGGACGGATACCGGTATGTCCGACATCCAACGCGCCTTCTGCATGGGTAACGCGTTGATCGTCGGTATCCCGCATCGCATCGGTGAGGTCATCGCACGGAGGCTGGGGGTAGGGGACACGTTCGTCCTCTAGCCTTATTTGGAACAGCCGCTCCAAAGAGGCACTCGTCCGTCCGAGATTGCTCTCAATTTGTGCAGATCGTATAAGATCAGATCCATATCGATTGTTCTGTTTCGA from Mailhella massiliensis carries:
- a CDS encoding DNA cytosine methyltransferase, translated to MQAGDGRYRRLVPDELDQLQGFPKGWTDTGMSDIQRAFCMGNALIVGIPHRIGEVIARRLGVGDTFVL